The following proteins are encoded in a genomic region of Emys orbicularis isolate rEmyOrb1 chromosome 19, rEmyOrb1.hap1, whole genome shotgun sequence:
- the LOC135891746 gene encoding surfeit locus protein 4-like, with protein MAPSGDLMGAAEDLADQFLRMTKRYLPHLAHLCLISTFLEDGIRMWFQWNEQRDYINMSWGSGIILATLFVLINMSGQLVGCILVLARKFVPYACFGLFGIIFMQTVAYSILWDLKFLMRNLALGGGLLLLLAESRSEGKSMFAGVPTVDDISPRQYMQLGGRLLLVLMFMTLLHFELSAFTIFQDIFGMALIILVAIGFKTKLAALTLVIWLFIINLVQNAFWNIPTYRPLHDFLKYDFFQTMSVIGGLLLVVALGPGGVSMDEHKKKW; from the exons ATGGCGCCCAGTGGAGATTTGATGGGGGCTGCTGAGGACCTGGCCGACCAG TTCTTGCGGATGACGAAGCGCTACCTTCCTCACCTGGCTCACCTCTGTCTGATCAGCACCTTCCTTGAGGATGGGATACGGATGTGGTTTCAATGGAACGAGCAGCGGGATTACATCAATATGTCGTGGGGGAGTGGCATCATCTTGGCCACACTATTCGTGTTAATCAACATGTCTGGACAGCTGG TTGGGTGCATTCTAGTCCTAGCCAGGAAGTTTGTTCCTTACGCTTGTTTTGGCCTGTTTGGGATTATCTTCATGCAG ACAGTCGCTTACAGTATTTTATGGGATCTCAAATTCCTGATGAG gaacCTTGCCCTAGGaggtgggctgctgctgctgctggcagagtcccGCTCTGAAGGGAAGTCCATGTTCGCCGGCGTCCCCACCGTGGACGACATCTCACCGCGACAGTACAtgcagctggggggcaggctcCTGCTTGTGCTCATGTTCATGACACTGCTGCACTTTGAACTCAGCGCTTTCACC ATCTTCCAGGACATCTTTGGCATGGCGTTGATCATCTTGGTGGCCATTGGCTTCAAGACCAAGCTGGCCGCCCTTACCCTGGTCATCTGGCTGTTCATAATTAATCTGGTACAGAACGCGTTCTGGAACATCCCCACCTACAGGCCTCTCCACGACTTCCTAAAGTATGACTTTTTCCAGACCATGTCGGTAATAGGGggcctgctgctggtggtggcactgggCCCGGGAGGAGTGTCAATGGATGAGCACAAAAAGAAGTGGTGA